The following are encoded together in the Serratia odorifera genome:
- the flgA gene encoding flagellar basal body P-ring formation chaperone FlgA has protein sequence MKRGYLLLMTLLFSLNARADDLAAQIDRFIKAQFSASPVAVTVRVRTPAAQWPPCQRPQLALASNARRWGNISISARCGQQRSFIQTQVQVVGRYLVSARSISAGSILTAADVTLKTGRLDTLPPRMLVDSRRALGAVSLRNLGPGQPLTLSMLRRAWVIKAGQPVQVTAQGEGFSISGAGKAMNNAAADDRVRVRMSSGQIVSGIAGDDGAIRVTL, from the coding sequence ATGAAGAGAGGATATCTGTTGCTGATGACGCTGCTGTTTAGCCTTAACGCACGCGCCGACGATCTGGCAGCGCAGATCGACCGCTTTATCAAGGCGCAGTTCAGCGCGAGTCCGGTCGCGGTGACGGTACGGGTTCGCACCCCAGCCGCGCAATGGCCGCCCTGCCAACGTCCGCAGTTGGCTTTGGCCAGCAACGCGCGCCGCTGGGGTAATATCAGCATTTCAGCCCGTTGCGGGCAGCAGCGCAGCTTTATACAAACCCAGGTGCAGGTGGTCGGCCGTTATCTGGTGTCGGCGCGCAGTATCAGCGCTGGCAGCATCCTGACCGCTGCCGACGTGACGCTGAAAACCGGCCGCCTGGATACGCTGCCGCCGCGCATGCTGGTTGACAGCCGCCGTGCGCTAGGTGCGGTCAGCCTGCGCAATCTCGGCCCCGGCCAGCCGTTGACGCTGTCGATGCTGCGGCGCGCCTGGGTAATCAAGGCCGGTCAACCGGTCCAGGTGACCGCACAGGGCGAAGGCTTTAGCATCAGCGGCGCAGGCAAGGCGATGAACAATGCCGCCGCCGACGATCGCGTACGCGTGCGCATGTCCTCGGGGCAAATCGTCAGCGGTATCGCCGGCGACGATGGCGCCATCCGCGTGACGTTATAA